A single window of Nicotiana tomentosiformis chromosome 1, ASM39032v3, whole genome shotgun sequence DNA harbors:
- the LOC138891690 gene encoding germin-like protein 9-3, translating into MASCLTKIVVVFVVAILTSSWMAQAGDPYILTDFIVPKDQTGETMDGNFFIFTGMHGSFGSIITNFKVTKANKAKFPALLAVLQFSGTGVNPPHTHPRAVELLFMVQRNLQVGLRDTSTNKVYTRTLQFGDLFLFPKGLVHYQYNCDWNKSAIAVSAIGSANAGTV; encoded by the coding sequence ATGGCCTCGTGCCTCACTAAAATTGTAGTCGTCTTTGTTGTTGCTATTCTTACTAGTTCTTGGATGGCTCAAGCAGGCGATCCATATATCTTGACCGACTTCATTGTTCCTAAAGATCAGACTGGAGAGACAATGGATGGGAATTTCTTCATCTTCACTGGCATGCACGGAAGTTTTGGCAGCATTATCACAAACTTCAAAGTGACAAAAGCTAACAAGGCAAAATTTCCAGCTTTACTTGCTGTCCTTCAGTTCTCTGGCACGGGTGTCAACCCGCCCCACACCCACCCTCGTGCAGTCGAGCTCTTATTCATGGTGCAAAGGAATCTTCAGGTTGGTTTGAGGGACACTAGTACTAACAAGGTCTACACTCGGACTTTACAATTCGGAGACTTGTTTCTGTTTCCAAAAGGACTAGTACATTATCAATACAATTGTGATTGGAATAAATCAGCTATAGCTGTTTCTGCAATTGGTAGCGCAAATGCTGGAACTGTTTAA